DNA sequence from the Sphingomonas taxi genome:
CGCCGACCGACGACATCGCGTCGGTGACCAGCATCATCCGCTCGATGCCGCGCGCGCGCAGCGCGATGCGCAGCACCGCCGGGGCGACATGCACGCCGTCGACGATCAGCCCGCACCACGGCCGTGGATCGTCGAGCGCGGCGCCGACCAGACCGGGGGTCCGCTGCACCATCGCCGGCATCGCGTTGAACAGATGGGTGATGCCGCTCAGCCCCGCGTCGAACGCCGCCAGCGCGCCGTCATAGCCGACCTCGGTATGGCCGGCGCTGACCAGCACCCCCGCCGCGGTCAGCGCGGCGATGTCGTCGATATGCGCCAGCTCGGGCGCCAGCGTCACCATCACCTTGCCGCGGCGCGGCCGGGTGAGCAGCGCGATCATCCCGGCGTCGAGCAGGCGGAACCGGGTGGGATCGTGGATGCCCTTGCGCGCGACGTTGAGCCACGGCCCCTCGATATGCACGCCGACCACGCCCGGCACGCCCGCCGCGATCGCCTCGTCCACCGCATCCAGCGCCAGCGCGATCCGGTCGGGCGTGTCGCTGATCAGCGTCGGCAGCAGCGCGGTGGTGCCGTAGCGCGCATGCGCCTCGGCGATCGCGCGGACACCTGCAACGTTCGTCTCGTCGTTGAACAGCACGCCGCCGCCGCCATTGACCTGCGTGTCGATGAAGCCGGGCATCAGCCAGCCGCCGTCGAGGTCGACCGCGTCGCCAGCCTCGCCGTCGAGCGGCCGGATCGCGGCGATCCGCTCGTCCGAGACGACGATCTCCGCGCCGCGCCACACCGCATCGGCCACGACGACGTGACCGTTGGTGAACCGATAGGCCTCGCTCATAACGTGCGCGTCACCTTGGCGAGATGCGGCGGCGTGTCGGGATCGAGCCCGCGCCGTCGCGACAGCGCCTCGGCGAGGCCGTAGAAGCTCGCCAGCATCAGGATCGGCTGCACCGCCGGATGCGCGTCGAGCGCCGGCAAATTGGCGCGCGCGTCGCCGGCATGCGCGGACAGCACCGTCGCGCCGCGTCCGGCGAACGTCTCCGCCACCGCCATCACGTCGTCGCCCGCCGCGTCGGAGGTCGCCAGCGCCAGCACCGGGAAGCCCTCGCCGACGATCGCCATCGGGCCGTGGCGCACTTCCGCCGCGCTGAACGGCTCGGCCTGCACCTGGCACGTTTCCTTGAGCTTCAGCGCGCATTCCTGCGCGACGCCGAAGCCATAGCCGCGGCCGATCACGAACATCTGCTTCGCCTCGGCGAGCGGCTCGACGCCCGCGCTCCAGTCGAGCGCCACGGCACGGTCGAGCTGCTCGGGCAGCGCCGCCACCGCCGCGGTGAGCGCGTCGTCGCCCGACCAGGCCGCGACCAGCGCCGCCAGCCCCGCCATCGCCGCGATGCACGACTTGGTCGCCGCCACCGACCGCTCCGGCCCGGCGCTCAGCGCGAGCAGCGTATCCGCCATCTCGGCAAGCGGCGACGTCTCGTCGTTGACCAGCGCGACCACCTCGGCGCCGGCCTTGGCGTGCGCCTCCACCGTCGCGAGCAAATCGGGGCTGCGGCCCGATTGCGAGATCGCGATGCACAGCGCCCGCCGCGTCGTCACCGGCGCGTCGAACAGCGACACCACCGACGGCGCCGCCGAGGCGACCGGCACGCCGATCAGCGTCTCGATCAGATATTTGCCGTACATCGCCGCATGGTCCGACGAGCCGCGTGCGCAGGTCACCACCACGTCGGGCGGCGTCGCGCGCAGCCGCTCGCCGAGCGCGCGCAGCGCCTCGGCATTGCGCGCCACCAGCCGTGCGACGGTCGCTCCCGCCTCCAGCGTCTCGGCGCGCATCAGCGTGCCCGTCATCGTATCGGTCGTCACTTGGATCAGGGCCCCCGGGCGTGTGTCAGCTATCGGCGAGCTCGGCCACGAAATCGTAGCTGTCGCCGCGGTAATAGGATCGGGTGAATTCGACGGCACGGCCGTCGCGCAGGAAACCGCGCCGCTCGATCAGCAGCCCGGGCGAACCCGGGTCGACGCCGAGCATCCGCGCATGATCGGTACCGAACGGCACCGCACGCAGCCGTTGCAGCGCGCGCACCGGCCGATGCCCCGCATCGGTCAGCGCCGCATAGAGCGAGGCGTCGACCGCATCGAGCGACGGCAGGCAGAAGCCGGCGATCGTCGAGACCTCCAGCGCCATCGGCACCTCGTCGGCGAAGCGCAGCCGCTGGAAGCGATAGACCGGCGCGCTCGGCGACAGCGCCAGCGCCATCGATTCCTCGGGGCTGACCGTGCCGACGCTGCGCGACACCCAGCTGCTGCTCGGCACCAGCCCGCGCGCGATCATGTCCTCGGTGAACGACGACAATTTGCTGAAATTCTTCTCGACGCGGCCGGCGACGAAGGTGCCCGCGCCGCGCC
Encoded proteins:
- the nagA gene encoding N-acetylglucosamine-6-phosphate deacetylase encodes the protein MSEAYRFTNGHVVVADAVWRGAEIVVSDERIAAIRPLDGEAGDAVDLDGGWLMPGFIDTQVNGGGGVLFNDETNVAGVRAIAEAHARYGTTALLPTLISDTPDRIALALDAVDEAIAAGVPGVVGVHIEGPWLNVARKGIHDPTRFRLLDAGMIALLTRPRRGKVMVTLAPELAHIDDIAALTAAGVLVSAGHTEVGYDGALAAFDAGLSGITHLFNAMPAMVQRTPGLVGAALDDPRPWCGLIVDGVHVAPAVLRIALRARGIERMMLVTDAMSSVGAEQKDFVLQGRQIRVRDGICSYEDGTLAGSDLDMAAAVANAMGMLGLAPAVAARLAAGNPAAFLGLAAERGTLATGLRADWVQLTAAMAPVATTIGGRRA
- a CDS encoding SIS domain-containing protein; the encoded protein is MTGTLMRAETLEAGATVARLVARNAEALRALGERLRATPPDVVVTCARGSSDHAAMYGKYLIETLIGVPVASAAPSVVSLFDAPVTTRRALCIAISQSGRSPDLLATVEAHAKAGAEVVALVNDETSPLAEMADTLLALSAGPERSVAATKSCIAAMAGLAALVAAWSGDDALTAAVAALPEQLDRAVALDWSAGVEPLAEAKQMFVIGRGYGFGVAQECALKLKETCQVQAEPFSAAEVRHGPMAIVGEGFPVLALATSDAAGDDVMAVAETFAGRGATVLSAHAGDARANLPALDAHPAVQPILMLASFYGLAEALSRRRGLDPDTPPHLAKVTRTL
- a CDS encoding GntR family transcriptional regulator, with the protein product MSFVSRVGRFRADNPSPLYLQLQQLIRDAIGGEVIVRGDAIPAERDLAVEYGVSRITVRKAIEGLVEEGLLTRRRGAGTFVAGRVEKNFSKLSSFTEDMIARGLVPSSSWVSRSVGTVSPEESMALALSPSAPVYRFQRLRFADEVPMALEVSTIAGFCLPSLDAVDASLYAALTDAGHRPVRALQRLRAVPFGTDHARMLGVDPGSPGLLIERRGFLRDGRAVEFTRSYYRGDSYDFVAELADS